A part of Perca fluviatilis chromosome 15, GENO_Pfluv_1.0, whole genome shotgun sequence genomic DNA contains:
- the selenow2a gene encoding selenoprotein W, 2a: MGVVTIKVEYCGRUGYESRYQELARVVKAEFPDADVSGFTGRQSSFEIEINGQLIFSKTETGGFPYEDDVLNAIQQAHDGKPVEKITKSRAPCVIM, from the exons ATGGGGGTGGTAACAATTAAAGTCGAATACTG TGGTAGATGAGGTTACGAAAGCCGCTATCAGGAGCTCGCCCGGGTTGTCAAGGCTGAGTTTCCTGATGCGGATGTGTCAGGCTTCACGGGAAGACAAA gcagtTTTGAGATTGAAATCAACGGTCAGCTGATCTTCTCCAAGACTGAGACGGGCGGGTTTCCATATGAGGATGAC GTCTTGAATGCAATCCAGCAGGCCCACGATGGCAAACCGGTGGAGAAGATCACCAAAAGCCGTGCGCCATGCGTCATCATGTAA